Below is a genomic region from Bradyrhizobium sp. 1(2017).
AACACGGTGACGCTAGCTCGTCCAGCAAACACGACTGACGGACCATTGATCTCGGATCTTGGCCCATCGAGACACATTGCGCTGCCGCACGAACCTGGTCGCTATAGGAGCATTGCGACATAGTCACCGGTCACGTAACGCTGCCAAGTTTGCAGGTATACGGCCTAGCAAACCCTCACAGTCACGTAGCTGTAACCATTCCATTGCTGCTGATAACAGGATGAACCGTACGCAGCGGCAGCTCCAAGCGCAGCACCCGCCGCCACACCGACAGCTGCGGCGCCCCAACGGGGACCGTAATAGCCTCCGCGATAGCCGCCACGATAATAGCGACCGCCGCCGGCCCAACGTGCTCCGCCGCCGTGCCAATGCGCACCACCGCCGTGGAAACGTGCGCCGCCCCCGTGGAAATGTGCACCGCCGCCATGGAATCCGCGGCCACCACGGGCGTCAGCCGCGCTGGGAATAGCAGTTGCGGCGGCAGCGACGAAACCGATCGCTAAGAGAACCTTTGTTGGTCGCATCACAGTCTCCTACGGTTACAAGGAGAAGTAATTCACTATGACGTTATTTCGTTCCCGTGCGATTAGGCGGACCATGGGCGAGGCGACGAAGACACCAACCAGTGGCGGCGTTGTGTCCCACCGGTGCGGACACCACGCATGAGGTCCCGGCCGCGTTCACGCGCGGAGAACGCCGTCAGGCCGGAGAGCCGCCCAACAACTCGAACGCTGCATTTGACGAGCGGATGCGCGCCGCCTCACACTTCCAGCCATTGCGCCCGAACGTCGCCGTTCGACTTCAGCTGCTCGGGCGTCCCTTCGAAGACCACGCGGCCGTGTCCCATGACGTAGACGCGGTTGGAGATCTTCATCGCAATCGACAGCTTCTGCTCGACGAGGAGAATCGCGACTCCGGCTTGTGCGATGCGCGCAATGAGATCGCCGACTTGCTGGACGATCAACGGGGCAAGACCTTCGGTCGGCTCGTCGATCATGATGAGATCAGGGTCGCCCATCAGGGTCCGGCAGGTCGTGAGCATCTGCTTCTCGCCGCCCGACAGCACCCCTGCGGGCGTGTCGGCCCGCGCGGCGAGATTCGGAAACATGTCGAGCATGTCCTGAAGCTGCCATTTGCCGGGCCGTCGCGTATCCTTGATGCCGAGGAGCAGATTCTGGCGAACCGTCAGACCCGGAAAGATGTCCCGATGCTCCGGCACATAGCCGAGACCGAGACGCGCGATCCTGTGGCTGGGCAGCCCGGCGATGTCCTTGCCCTTGAAGCGGATCGTACCTTGCGGAGCAACCTCGCCCATGATCGCCTTGACCGTGGTCGAACGCCCGACACCGTTGCGGCCAAGCAGGCTCACGACCTCGCCCGCGGCCACGTCGAGGTCGACGCCCTGGAGAATGTGGCTCTTGCCGTAGTAGGCGTGCAGGTCCCTGACCTCGAGCATCAGTGCGCTTCCTCGCCGAGATAGGCTTCCTTGACCTTCGGATCGCGCCGGATCTCTTCCGGCGTGCCCGATGCGATGATGTGGCCGTAGACCAGCACGGAAATGCGATCGGCGAGTCCGAACACGACGCTCATGTCGTGCTCGACGATGACGAGGGTCTTGCCTTCCGTCAGCCGCCGGATCAGCGACACCGCACGATCGGTCTCGGCATGGCTCATGCCGGCGGTCGGCTCGTCCAGCATCACGACGGTGGCACCGCTGGCGATGGTGATCCCGATCTCGAGCTCGCGCTGCTCGGCGTAGGTCAGCAAGCCCGCCGGAACGTCGGACCGATGCGTCAGATGGATGTCGTCGAGGATCTGCGCGGTCCGCTCGCGCACCTCCGGCAGGCTGTCGACGTTCTTCCAGAAGGCGTAACGATGGCCCGTCGCCCACAGCACGGCACAACGGACGTTCTCCCAGACCGACATGCGCGAGAACACATTGGTGACCTGGAACGAGCGCGACAGGCCGCGCCGGTTGATCTCGAACGGCCTGAGCCCGGAGATCACATCGCCATTCAGCCTCACCTCACCCGAGGTCGGCTTGATATGGCCGCTGATCAAGTTGAACGTCGTGGATTTGCCGGCGCCGTTCGGACCGATGATGGCGTGACGTTCACCTTGCGCGACGCTGAGATTGAGATCGCGGATGATGCCGACATTGCCAAAGCGCTTTTCGACAGCGCGGACCTCGATGGCTGCTGTCATGCCAGGTACCCCCGGTCGCGCGCGACCGTCGCCGCACGGTCCCATGCAGCGGCGACTCGCCGCCAGCTCAGGCGCGCGACGAAGAAGCCGCCGAAGACGAGAAACGCCGCGCTCGCCCATGTCACTGCCGAGCCGGGATTGAAGGCAATCCCGAACAGATGGATCGGATTGCTTTGACCGCCATGCGCCCGCGCGATCGATTCGATCGTCAGGATCACGCCGCAAGCCAGCGCTATGGTTGGTACTGCTGCGACCAGGTAGGACGGAAGCAGCGTCAGTAGAGTTCCCGCGCGCGCCAGCGGCCGGTGCATCATGACCAGTCCGGCGATGCCGCCCGGCGACAGCATCACAATCCCGATGAAGATAATGCCGAAATAGAGCTGCCACACGCCGGTAACGCTGGTCAGCCCAAGCTGCAGATAGGTCACGAGGATCGCACCGAGGATCGGGCCAAAGAAGAAGGCAACGCCTCCGATGAAGGTCGAGAACAGCACGAGGCCGGATTGGATCGCGCCGAGATAGGCGGAGTTGGCGATCTCGAAATTGATCGCAGCCAGTCCTCCCGCGACGCCGGCGAAAAATCCGGCAAAGCAGAAGGCGATGTAGCGGACCACGTGGGGATCGTAGCCGATGAACTGAACGCGCTCGGGATTGTCTCGCACCGCGTTGCTGATGCGCCCCAGCGGCGTCCGCGTCAGCGCGTACATCGCAATCGCGGAGATCACCAGCCAGAACGCTATCAGATAATAGACCTGAAGCTGCGGACCGAACGTCCAGCCGAACATTTTCGGCAAAGCCGTGCGGTCGGTCGAGATCCCGGACTCACCGCCGAACACGGAACGCAAGATCAGCGAGGAGGATGCCACCAATTCGGCAATCCCGAGCGAGATCATCGAGAACACGGTGCCGGCCCGCTTTGTCATCACCCAGCCGATGATCATCGCGAAAACGAGACCGCCGAGCCCGCCGAACAGCGGGATGAACGGCAGCGGGATCGGCCAGCCGTGCGAGACCACCGCATTCATCATATGACAGGCCGCGAAGCCGCCAAGGCCGTAATGCACCGCATGGCCGAACGACAACAGTCCGGTCTGGCCGAGCAGGATGTTGTAGGACAGTGCGAAGACGATCGCGATGCCGATCAGGCTGAAGGACGTCAGCGAGCCGCCGGAGGAGAAGATCATCGGGAGCACGATCAGCGCGGCGATGCCGACCAGCCAGACGCCGTAGAAGCGCAGGCCGTCGCCGGCGGGCTTGCCTGCAATCTTCGATGTCGAAGTCGTCGTGGCGTTCATGATTCGCGCGTCCCCAACAGGCCCATGGGGCGTACGATCAGAATGATGACCAGCAGCAGATAGGGCACGATCGGCGCCACCTGCGCGATCGTGACGTTCCAGATGTCGGTGAGCACGGACGGCCCCGCCGACGGATCGAGCGGACCGAAGGCGCTGGCGAGCGAGCCGTTCAGCGCAACCGCAAAGGTCTGCACCAAACCAATGACGAGCGAGGCGATGAAGGCGCCCGGCAAGGAGCCAAGGCCGCCAAACACGATGACCACGAACAGGATCGGCCCCAGCGCCGCTGCCATATCGGACTGCGTCACCAAGGCCGGACCGGCGATCACGCCGGCAATTCCCGCCAGCGCGCTGCCGACGCCGAATACCAGCATGAATATGAGTCCGACATTGTGACCGAGATGCCCGACCATGTGGGGATGCGTCAGCGCGGCCTGAACGATCAGGCCCACCCGCGTGCGCTTGAGCACGATCAGCAAAACGATGAAGATCAGAACCGACACCGCCAGCATGAAGATCTTGTAGGCGGGATAATTGGTCGAGAAGATCGTGAAGGCCGGAAAGTCGAGCAGCGCCGGCACGCGGTAGTCCACGGGGCTCCTGCCCCACATCATCGCCACGATTTCCTCGATCGCGAACGCGAGACCGAAGGTCAGGAGCAGTTCCGCAACATGGCCGTGCTTGTGCGTGTTGCGCAGGCCGTAGCGTTCGACCGCCATGCCGATCGCGCCGACCAGCAGCGGTGCCAGCAGCAGCGCCGGCCAGAAGCCGATCCATTTGGTAAGCTGAAAGCCGAAAAAGGCGCCGAGCATATAG
It encodes:
- a CDS encoding ABC transporter ATP-binding protein, translating into MLEVRDLHAYYGKSHILQGVDLDVAAGEVVSLLGRNGVGRSTTVKAIMGEVAPQGTIRFKGKDIAGLPSHRIARLGLGYVPEHRDIFPGLTVRQNLLLGIKDTRRPGKWQLQDMLDMFPNLAARADTPAGVLSGGEKQMLTTCRTLMGDPDLIMIDEPTEGLAPLIVQQVGDLIARIAQAGVAILLVEQKLSIAMKISNRVYVMGHGRVVFEGTPEQLKSNGDVRAQWLEV
- a CDS encoding ABC transporter ATP-binding protein; this translates as MTAAIEVRAVEKRFGNVGIIRDLNLSVAQGERHAIIGPNGAGKSTTFNLISGHIKPTSGEVRLNGDVISGLRPFEINRRGLSRSFQVTNVFSRMSVWENVRCAVLWATGHRYAFWKNVDSLPEVRERTAQILDDIHLTHRSDVPAGLLTYAEQRELEIGITIASGATVVMLDEPTAGMSHAETDRAVSLIRRLTEGKTLVIVEHDMSVVFGLADRISVLVYGHIIASGTPEEIRRDPKVKEAYLGEEAH
- a CDS encoding branched-chain amino acid ABC transporter permease produces the protein MNATTTSTSKIAGKPAGDGLRFYGVWLVGIAALIVLPMIFSSGGSLTSFSLIGIAIVFALSYNILLGQTGLLSFGHAVHYGLGGFAACHMMNAVVSHGWPIPLPFIPLFGGLGGLVFAMIIGWVMTKRAGTVFSMISLGIAELVASSSLILRSVFGGESGISTDRTALPKMFGWTFGPQLQVYYLIAFWLVISAIAMYALTRTPLGRISNAVRDNPERVQFIGYDPHVVRYIAFCFAGFFAGVAGGLAAINFEIANSAYLGAIQSGLVLFSTFIGGVAFFFGPILGAILVTYLQLGLTSVTGVWQLYFGIIFIGIVMLSPGGIAGLVMMHRPLARAGTLLTLLPSYLVAAVPTIALACGVILTIESIARAHGGQSNPIHLFGIAFNPGSAVTWASAAFLVFGGFFVARLSWRRVAAAWDRAATVARDRGYLA
- a CDS encoding branched-chain amino acid ABC transporter permease — its product is MLELIVISTLNGLLFGMLLFLLSSGLTVIFSMMGVLNFAHASFYMLGAFFGFQLTKWIGFWPALLLAPLLVGAIGMAVERYGLRNTHKHGHVAELLLTFGLAFAIEEIVAMMWGRSPVDYRVPALLDFPAFTIFSTNYPAYKIFMLAVSVLIFIVLLIVLKRTRVGLIVQAALTHPHMVGHLGHNVGLIFMLVFGVGSALAGIAGVIAGPALVTQSDMAAALGPILFVVIVFGGLGSLPGAFIASLVIGLVQTFAVALNGSLASAFGPLDPSAGPSVLTDIWNVTIAQVAPIVPYLLLVIILIVRPMGLLGTRES